A single region of the Syntrophotaleaceae bacterium genome encodes:
- a CDS encoding histidinol phosphate phosphatase domain-containing protein, whose translation MIDLHTHSIFSDGELIPAELTRRAAVAGYRALGITDHGDMSNMDLIIPRIVRVAGQLGEAWGITVVPGIELTHIPPALIADAAQEARALGARLVVCHGETLAEPVAEGTNRAALLADIDILAHPGLISAEEVALAAKRGICLEITTRAGHSLSNGHVARVALAGGAKLVVNSDSHAPRDLTSLHRARLIALGAGLSEEQFEQCRKNGEDLVKRIMID comes from the coding sequence ATGATCGATCTCCATACCCATTCCATTTTCAGCGACGGCGAGCTGATTCCCGCAGAACTGACACGACGGGCCGCCGTCGCCGGCTATCGTGCCCTCGGCATTACCGATCACGGCGACATGTCCAACATGGATCTGATCATTCCCCGCATCGTCCGGGTAGCCGGCCAGTTGGGGGAGGCCTGGGGAATAACGGTGGTGCCGGGCATCGAATTGACCCATATTCCTCCGGCACTGATCGCCGATGCCGCGCAGGAGGCCCGTGCCCTTGGGGCCCGGCTGGTGGTTTGCCATGGCGAGACTCTGGCCGAGCCGGTCGCCGAGGGAACCAACCGGGCGGCGCTGCTGGCCGATATCGATATCCTCGCCCATCCGGGGCTGATTTCAGCGGAAGAGGTGGCCCTGGCCGCGAAGCGCGGCATCTGCCTGGAAATCACCACTCGCGCCGGCCATTCGCTGAGCAACGGCCATGTCGCCCGCGTGGCCCTGGCAGGCGGGGCGAAGCTGGTGGTCAATAGCGACAGCCACGCCCCCAGGGACCTGACCTCCCTCCACCGGGCCCGCCTGATCGCCCTCGGCGCCGGTCTGAGCGAAGAGCAGTTCGAACAGTGCCGAAAAAACGGCGAGGACCTGGTCAAAAGGATAATGATTGATTGA
- a CDS encoding M42 family metallopeptidase has protein sequence MKVLILVHSVHNVHNVHNALAERKIMNDKDFAFLQEMVETPSPSGFEQPVQRIVRREMEGVADEIRTDVMGNVIARLRGPADGLKVMLAGHCDEIGFMIRYIDENGFLYFAPIGGVDAHLVPGQRVHIHTTNGPILGVVGKKPIHLMEQKDRETVVKLSSQFIDIGCADGDAAKKLVSVGDPVTFAVGLERLQGDLVASRAFDDKMGAFIVTQVLKEVRRRGPIPVDLYGVTTVQEEIGLRGATTSTYGVDPAVGIAIDVGFATDFPGVEKKEIGEFKVGQGPIISRGANINPALYELLLATAREEQIPFQIMGAPRATGTDANAMQLSRGGVAAALLQVPLRYMHSPVEVLSLADLENTIKLLAGLMPRLAAAGSFIPN, from the coding sequence TTGAAGGTTTTGATCCTGGTCCATTCCGTCCACAACGTCCATAACGTCCATAACGCTCTTGCCGAAAGGAAGATCATGAACGATAAAGATTTCGCATTCTTGCAGGAAATGGTGGAAACTCCCAGCCCCTCCGGCTTCGAACAGCCGGTACAGCGGATCGTCAGGCGGGAGATGGAGGGTGTTGCCGACGAGATCCGGACCGATGTCATGGGCAATGTGATCGCCCGCCTGCGGGGACCCGCCGACGGGTTGAAGGTCATGCTGGCCGGGCATTGCGACGAGATCGGCTTCATGATCCGCTATATCGACGAAAACGGCTTTCTCTATTTCGCCCCCATCGGCGGCGTGGACGCCCATCTGGTTCCCGGGCAAAGGGTGCACATCCACACGACCAACGGTCCGATCCTCGGAGTGGTTGGCAAAAAGCCGATCCATCTCATGGAGCAGAAGGATCGAGAGACGGTGGTCAAGCTGTCCAGTCAGTTCATCGACATCGGCTGTGCCGACGGGGATGCCGCCAAGAAGCTGGTTTCCGTCGGCGACCCCGTGACATTCGCCGTCGGCCTGGAGCGTCTGCAGGGGGATCTGGTCGCATCGCGGGCCTTCGATGACAAGATGGGAGCCTTCATCGTCACCCAGGTCCTCAAGGAGGTGCGCAGACGCGGGCCGATACCGGTGGACCTGTACGGCGTGACGACGGTCCAGGAGGAGATCGGCCTGCGGGGTGCGACGACAAGTACCTACGGCGTTGATCCCGCTGTCGGTATTGCCATCGATGTCGGTTTTGCCACCGATTTTCCCGGAGTGGAAAAGAAGGAGATCGGGGAATTCAAGGTCGGGCAGGGTCCGATCATCTCCCGGGGCGCCAATATCAATCCCGCCCTGTACGAACTGCTGCTGGCCACCGCCAGGGAGGAGCAGATCCCGTTCCAGATCATGGGCGCGCCCCGGGCCACCGGCACCGACGCCAACGCCATGCAGCTTTCCCGGGGAGGCGTTGCCGCCGCCCTGCTTCAGGTCCCCTTGCGCTACATGCATTCACCGGTGGAGGTGCTGTCCCTGGCCGACCTGGAGAACACCATCAAACTGCTGGCCGGACTGATGCCGCGCCTGGCCGCCGCGGGGTCCTTTATCCCTAATTAA
- the guaB gene encoding IMP dehydrogenase — MQGHGEIQEGLTFDDVLLVPAHSTVLPKEVDLTTSLTAQIQLNVPLLSAAMDTVTEARTAIGMAREGGMGIVHKNMSPAEQALEVDQVKKSESGMIVDPITMRPDQKIFEALELMEKYRISGVPITEGGKLVGILTNRDLRFETRLEQPISNVMTKENLVTVPPGTTLEEAKYHLHKHRIEKLLVVDEHFALKGLITIKDIEKVRKYPFACKDELGRLRVGAAVGVGNDREERLEALVRAGVDVVVLDTAHGHSKAVLEAIVDTRRAYPELQLVAGNIATAEAAEALIRAGADAVKVGIGPGSICTTRVVAGVGVPQITAIMEVAKVTRKAGIPLIADGGIKYSGELPKAVAAGADVIMIGSLFAGTEESPGETILYQGRTYKSYRGMGSLGAMKQGSKDRYFQGDVETEVKLVPEGVEGRVPFRGNLSDNVHQLLGGLRAGMGYTGCRNLKELQEKARFIRITNAGLRESHVHDVNITHEAPNYRVERS; from the coding sequence ATGCAGGGTCATGGTGAAATACAGGAAGGTTTAACATTCGACGACGTCTTGCTTGTGCCCGCCCATTCGACGGTCCTGCCCAAGGAAGTCGACCTTACAACGAGTCTGACCGCCCAAATTCAGCTGAACGTGCCGTTGCTTTCCGCAGCCATGGATACCGTTACCGAGGCGCGGACCGCCATCGGCATGGCCCGGGAAGGCGGCATGGGTATCGTGCACAAGAACATGTCGCCGGCGGAGCAGGCTCTCGAGGTCGATCAGGTCAAAAAATCGGAAAGCGGCATGATCGTCGATCCCATTACCATGCGGCCGGACCAGAAGATTTTCGAAGCCCTGGAGTTGATGGAGAAATATCGCATCTCCGGCGTGCCGATCACCGAGGGGGGCAAGCTGGTCGGCATTCTGACCAACCGCGACCTTCGTTTTGAAACCCGGCTCGAACAGCCGATTTCTAACGTCATGACCAAGGAAAATCTGGTCACCGTTCCCCCTGGAACGACTCTCGAAGAAGCCAAATACCATCTGCACAAGCACCGCATTGAAAAGCTGCTGGTGGTCGATGAACATTTTGCCCTGAAAGGGCTGATCACCATCAAAGACATTGAAAAAGTCCGCAAATATCCCTTCGCCTGCAAGGACGAACTGGGGCGGCTGCGCGTCGGCGCGGCAGTGGGCGTCGGCAACGATCGTGAGGAACGGCTCGAGGCTCTGGTCAGGGCCGGGGTTGACGTGGTGGTCCTGGATACCGCCCACGGCCACTCAAAAGCCGTCCTGGAAGCGATTGTGGATACCCGGCGGGCCTATCCGGAACTGCAACTGGTGGCTGGAAACATCGCGACCGCCGAAGCCGCCGAGGCCCTGATCAGGGCGGGAGCCGATGCGGTCAAGGTCGGCATCGGACCGGGATCGATCTGCACCACCCGCGTCGTGGCCGGTGTCGGGGTGCCCCAGATCACCGCTATCATGGAGGTGGCCAAGGTCACCCGCAAGGCGGGGATCCCCCTGATCGCCGACGGCGGCATCAAGTATTCCGGTGAACTGCCCAAGGCCGTCGCCGCAGGCGCCGACGTGATCATGATCGGCTCCCTGTTCGCCGGCACCGAAGAATCCCCCGGTGAAACAATCCTGTACCAGGGGCGTACCTACAAGTCCTATCGCGGCATGGGCAGTCTCGGCGCCATGAAGCAGGGGAGCAAGGACCGCTATTTTCAGGGGGACGTGGAAACCGAGGTGAAACTGGTGCCCGAAGGGGTTGAGGGGCGGGTTCCCTTTCGCGGCAACCTGTCCGACAACGTTCACCAGCTGCTCGGAGGTCTGCGTGCCGGAATGGGCTATACCGGCTGCCGCAATCTCAAGGAGCTGCAGGAAAAGGCCCGTTTCATCCGCATCACCAACGCCGGCCTGCGCGAATCCCACGTCCACGACGTCAATATCACCCACGAGGCACCCAACTACCGGGTGGAGCGGAGCTGA
- the guaA gene encoding glutamine-hydrolyzing GMP synthase produces the protein MHQDIHREKILILDFGSQYTQLIARRVREAHVYCELHPFDMSLEAIRAFAPRGIILSGGPKSVYEDGAPAIAEELFELGVPVLGICYGMQLMSRHFGGEVVPAGKREYGHADLHAAGEPGPIFEGFFLDGRSPVWMSHGDHVARVPAGFEVVASTENAPVCVIQDVSRKLYGVQFHPEVNHTPRGELLLDAFVRQICGCTGKWTPGNIIEDAVARIREQVGKDRVILGLSGGVDSSVAATLIHRAIGDQLICVFVDNGLLRLGEGDQVMATFAENMGVKVIRVDAEERFLKALAGEADPERKRKIIGNLFVDIFEEEAARITDARWLAQGTIYPDVIESAGGKTGKAHNIKSHHNVGGLPDYMKLSLLEPLRELFKDEVRAIGEEMGLPHQMVWRHPFPGPGLGVRILGEIKKEYADILRRADAIYIEELYRTGHYDKISQAFAVFLPVKSVGVMGDGRTYEYVVALRAVETKDFMTAGWYPLPYGDLAHISGRIINEVKGVNRVVYDISSKPPATIEWE, from the coding sequence ATGCACCAGGACATTCACCGCGAAAAGATCCTCATTCTCGATTTCGGCTCCCAGTACACCCAGCTCATCGCCCGGCGGGTGCGGGAAGCGCATGTCTACTGTGAGCTGCACCCCTTCGACATGTCTCTGGAGGCGATCAGGGCTTTCGCTCCCCGGGGGATCATTCTTTCCGGAGGACCGAAGTCGGTTTACGAGGACGGAGCTCCGGCCATTGCCGAAGAGCTGTTCGAGCTGGGGGTTCCCGTGCTGGGGATCTGCTACGGCATGCAGCTGATGAGCCGCCATTTCGGCGGGGAGGTGGTGCCGGCGGGAAAGCGGGAATACGGGCACGCGGACCTGCATGCCGCGGGGGAACCCGGTCCGATTTTCGAGGGCTTTTTCCTTGATGGCAGAAGCCCGGTCTGGATGAGCCACGGCGACCATGTGGCCCGGGTACCGGCAGGCTTCGAGGTGGTGGCGTCGACGGAAAATGCTCCGGTCTGCGTCATCCAGGACGTATCGCGCAAGCTGTACGGCGTGCAGTTCCATCCCGAGGTGAACCACACCCCACGGGGGGAGCTGCTGCTCGATGCCTTTGTCCGGCAGATCTGCGGCTGCACCGGCAAATGGACGCCGGGCAACATCATCGAGGACGCCGTGGCCCGGATTCGCGAGCAGGTCGGCAAGGACCGGGTCATTCTCGGCCTGTCCGGCGGAGTCGATTCCTCGGTGGCGGCGACCCTGATCCATCGGGCCATCGGCGATCAGCTGATCTGCGTCTTCGTCGACAACGGCCTGTTGCGGCTGGGGGAGGGGGATCAGGTCATGGCCACCTTCGCCGAAAACATGGGGGTCAAGGTCATCCGCGTCGATGCCGAAGAGCGTTTTCTGAAGGCTCTGGCCGGCGAGGCCGACCCGGAAAGGAAGCGCAAGATCATCGGCAATCTCTTCGTCGATATCTTCGAGGAAGAGGCGGCCAGGATCACCGACGCCCGGTGGCTGGCCCAGGGCACCATCTATCCCGATGTCATCGAATCGGCCGGGGGCAAGACCGGCAAGGCCCATAATATCAAGAGCCATCACAATGTCGGGGGCCTGCCCGATTACATGAAACTGTCGTTGCTCGAACCGCTGCGGGAACTGTTCAAGGACGAGGTGCGGGCCATCGGCGAGGAGATGGGCCTGCCCCACCAGATGGTGTGGAGACATCCGTTTCCCGGTCCCGGTCTCGGCGTGCGCATCCTCGGCGAGATCAAAAAGGAATACGCCGACATTTTGCGGCGGGCGGATGCCATCTATATCGAGGAACTCTACCGCACGGGACATTACGACAAGATCAGCCAGGCCTTCGCCGTCTTTCTGCCGGTCAAAAGTGTCGGCGTGATGGGCGACGGTCGCACCTATGAATACGTCGTCGCCCTGCGCGCCGTCGAAACCAAAGACTTCATGACCGCCGGCTGGTATCCACTGCCCTATGGCGATCTCGCCCACATCAGCGGGCGGATCATCAACGAGGTCAAAGGGGTCAACCGTGTCGTCTACGACATCTCCAGCAAACCCCCGGCAACCATCGAATGGGAATGA
- a CDS encoding WYL domain-containing protein: MAAKSLGRRGKPAKKYSQAARLHDVIRLLEARHGTTVDELAEECGVNRRTIYRDLAVIEEAGYPLVKETGTDGRVLYRFLTGFSKIPPITFSLPELMTLFLCRGQLAFLQGTPFQDDLDAVFSRIRAGLPPRSVAHLERLAEVVTPRFQGLRDYREKRQILEELRQALLFQYRATIRYAPPNRPARDYPIDPYTLLFYQNALYLGGYAHNRKDLRLFLLDRIQEVTVSRERFELPENFSTSHLTGAAFGLVDDTPMEIRVRFSPEVAHLIRERVWHSSQSQTDEADGSVVLSFYAGGEKEILAWLYSFLPHVEVLAPPNLRQSFYRGLAVAIERSGLPDEV, encoded by the coding sequence GTGGCTGCAAAAAGCCTCGGACGCCGGGGAAAACCGGCCAAAAAGTACAGCCAGGCCGCCCGCCTGCACGACGTCATCCGGCTGCTGGAAGCCCGCCATGGGACCACGGTCGACGAGCTGGCCGAAGAGTGCGGAGTCAATCGGCGCACCATCTACCGGGATCTGGCCGTCATTGAAGAAGCCGGATACCCCCTGGTCAAGGAAACCGGCACAGACGGACGCGTGCTCTACCGCTTTCTGACCGGTTTCAGCAAGATTCCGCCGATCACTTTCAGTCTGCCTGAGCTGATGACCCTCTTTCTGTGCCGGGGTCAACTCGCTTTTCTGCAGGGAACGCCTTTTCAGGATGACCTCGACGCCGTTTTCAGCCGTATCAGGGCCGGTCTGCCGCCGCGCAGCGTGGCTCACCTGGAGCGGTTGGCCGAAGTGGTGACGCCCCGGTTCCAGGGGCTGCGGGATTATCGGGAGAAAAGGCAGATTCTCGAAGAGCTGAGACAGGCCCTGCTGTTTCAGTACCGGGCGACCATCCGCTACGCCCCCCCCAACCGTCCGGCCCGTGATTACCCCATCGACCCCTACACCCTGCTGTTCTATCAGAACGCGCTCTATCTCGGCGGTTATGCGCACAACCGCAAGGACCTGCGGCTTTTTCTTCTCGACCGCATTCAGGAGGTCACGGTGAGCCGGGAACGGTTCGAGTTGCCTGAGAACTTTTCGACGAGCCACCTGACCGGTGCCGCCTTCGGACTGGTCGACGATACCCCGATGGAGATTCGGGTGCGCTTCTCCCCCGAGGTGGCCCACCTCATCCGGGAAAGGGTCTGGCACTCCAGTCAGAGCCAGACCGACGAAGCCGACGGATCTGTCGTACTGTCATTTTATGCCGGTGGAGAGAAGGAGATCCTCGCCTGGCTCTATTCGTTTTTGCCTCACGTCGAAGTTCTGGCTCCCCCAAACCTGCGGCAGTCCTTCTACCGGGGACTTGCCGTCGCCATAGAAAGATCGGGCCTTCCGGACGAAGTGTGA
- a CDS encoding Maf family protein, whose amino-acid sequence MIMKSVVLASTSPYRLQLLRQLGIPFHVAPPLFQEKIDQEVAPELLVKHLAANKARSLVEKYPRSLIIGADQVFADPRGRIHGKPGTFEEAFKQLREMSGKCHTFYTGISVLDSDTGEALTDFATYTVTLRKLSPEQIQNYLQREQPFDCAGSFKVEGLGISLIQEMKGNDYTTLIGLPLIKTIDFLGYFGVPVLGSGE is encoded by the coding sequence ATGATCATGAAATCGGTGGTTTTGGCCTCGACAAGTCCTTATCGGCTGCAGCTGCTGCGCCAGCTCGGGATCCCCTTCCATGTAGCCCCCCCTCTCTTCCAGGAAAAGATCGACCAGGAAGTGGCGCCAGAACTTCTGGTGAAGCATCTGGCGGCGAACAAGGCCAGGAGCCTGGTTGAAAAATATCCGCGCTCGCTGATCATCGGGGCCGATCAGGTTTTCGCCGATCCTCGGGGCCGTATCCACGGCAAGCCGGGAACCTTCGAAGAGGCTTTCAAACAGCTGCGGGAGATGTCCGGAAAATGTCACACTTTCTATACCGGCATCTCGGTGCTGGATAGCGACACCGGCGAGGCACTGACCGATTTCGCCACCTATACCGTGACCCTGCGCAAGCTTTCTCCCGAGCAGATCCAGAATTACCTGCAGCGGGAGCAGCCCTTCGATTGCGCCGGCTCCTTCAAGGTGGAGGGCCTGGGTATCAGCCTGATTCAGGAAATGAAGGGGAACGACTACACCACTTTGATCGGCCTGCCGCTGATCAAGACGATCGACTTCCTCGGCTATTTCGGTGTCCCCGTGCTCGGTTCCGGGGAATAG
- the dnaE gene encoding DNA polymerase III subunit alpha: protein MSTPNFVHLHVHSQYSLLDGAIRLGDLVKRAAACHMPAVAMTDHGNMFGAVEFYSLARSANIKPILGCEVYVAPGSRFDKTNARGSSEASYHLVLLCQNLTGYRNLCRMVSAGFREGFYYKPRIDWEMIEQHNEGLIAMTACLGGEVPTLINQGRMDLARNRAEAMARIFDQDRFYLELQENFLPEQAVANKGLLQLGRELGLPLIATNDCHYLTREDAYAHEVLLSIQTGKTMDDPNRMRFANDEFYVKTPEEMAALFREVPEALSHTVAIADRCDLELDFKTYHFPQYSTPADKSLDEVLVEQAEQGLEERLKDIRLIRPDFSAEQEQAYRERLQIELDTVRSMGFPGYFLIVADFINWAKDNGIPVGPGRGSAAGSLVAYAIRITDIDPMPYNLLFERFLNPERVSMPDIDVDFCIYGREDVIDYVRQKYGEANVAQIITFGTMMAKGVIRDVGRALNMPYGEVDKIAKLVPGVLNITLMEAMEQEPKLRELAEKDPQVKKLIDVALSLEGLTRHASTHAAGVVVTPQPLHEYLPLYTDPKSAGQVTQYTMKFVEKIGLVKFDFLGLKTLTVIANAVRLIREGKNPHFDLRLIRDDDAETYRLLSAGETTGVFQLESSGMKEMLVKLKPSCFEDIIAACALYRPGPLGSGMVDDFILRKHGKKEITYDFPQLEPILKDTYGVIVYQEQVMLIAQVLARYSLGGADLLRRAMGKKKPEEMAKQKEIFLKGAKENQLDSRKAEAVFDLMEKFAAYGFNKSHSAAYALVAYHTAYLKAHYPVEFMAALLTEDMENTDKVIKNIGEVRSMGIQVLPPDINASSRSFTVHGKAIRFGLGAVKGVGGAAIESIMEVRQVEPFSSLHDFCERVDLRKVNKKVLEALIKCGAFDSLGGKRAQYLEALEEAMDVGQQVQREKSSGQDSLFGTEEIVSYRGNGYGKLPEIEEWPEKILLGFEKEALGFYITGHPLARHAATLKRFASTDTAGLAERADKEEVRIGGMVAGMKELITKKGDRMAFVTLEDLTGSVEMVVFPEVYQASSELLKSELPLLVSGTLDVGEESCKLMAREIVSLQDVNLRQTRKVHFRITATGLDESQLRALRDLVVRHRGECQSLLHLVVPNRSETVFRLPDSLQVAASDEIMEEAERLFGSNVVTFE from the coding sequence ATGAGTACTCCCAATTTCGTACATCTTCATGTTCACAGTCAATACAGCCTGCTGGATGGCGCGATCCGTCTTGGCGATCTGGTGAAGCGGGCGGCGGCCTGCCATATGCCCGCCGTGGCCATGACCGATCATGGCAACATGTTCGGCGCCGTTGAATTCTACAGCCTGGCCCGGTCGGCAAACATCAAACCGATCCTCGGCTGCGAGGTTTATGTCGCCCCCGGCTCCCGTTTCGACAAGACCAATGCCCGCGGGTCCTCCGAAGCATCCTACCATCTGGTCCTCCTTTGCCAGAATCTGACCGGCTACCGCAATCTTTGCCGGATGGTGTCAGCCGGTTTTCGGGAGGGGTTCTATTACAAGCCCCGGATCGACTGGGAGATGATCGAACAGCACAATGAGGGCCTGATCGCCATGACCGCCTGCCTGGGCGGAGAGGTGCCGACGCTCATCAACCAGGGACGGATGGATCTGGCCCGAAACCGGGCCGAAGCCATGGCCCGGATATTCGACCAGGATCGGTTTTATCTGGAACTGCAGGAAAATTTTCTTCCCGAGCAGGCGGTGGCCAACAAGGGGCTCCTGCAACTGGGCCGGGAGCTCGGTCTGCCGCTGATTGCCACCAACGATTGCCACTACCTGACCAGGGAAGACGCCTACGCTCATGAAGTCCTGCTCAGCATCCAGACCGGCAAGACGATGGACGATCCCAACCGGATGCGGTTTGCCAACGACGAGTTCTACGTCAAGACTCCGGAAGAGATGGCCGCTCTGTTCCGGGAAGTGCCCGAGGCTCTGAGCCATACCGTTGCCATCGCAGATCGCTGCGATCTGGAGCTCGATTTCAAGACCTATCATTTTCCCCAGTATTCGACGCCTGCCGATAAAAGCCTGGACGAGGTCCTGGTTGAACAGGCGGAGCAGGGACTGGAGGAGCGGCTCAAGGACATTCGCCTGATCCGTCCCGATTTTTCCGCCGAACAGGAACAGGCCTACCGCGAGCGGCTGCAGATCGAGCTGGATACCGTCCGTTCCATGGGATTCCCCGGGTACTTTCTGATCGTCGCCGACTTCATCAACTGGGCCAAGGACAATGGCATCCCGGTGGGACCGGGCCGCGGCAGCGCCGCCGGCAGCCTGGTTGCTTACGCCATCCGGATTACCGATATCGATCCGATGCCGTACAATCTGCTGTTCGAGCGTTTTCTCAATCCCGAGCGGGTCTCCATGCCCGATATCGACGTCGACTTCTGCATCTACGGTCGCGAGGACGTGATCGATTACGTTCGGCAGAAGTACGGCGAGGCCAACGTTGCGCAGATCATCACCTTCGGCACCATGATGGCCAAGGGAGTCATCCGTGATGTCGGCAGGGCGCTGAACATGCCCTACGGCGAGGTGGACAAGATCGCCAAGCTGGTGCCGGGAGTGCTCAACATTACCCTGATGGAGGCGATGGAGCAGGAGCCCAAACTTCGGGAACTGGCCGAAAAGGATCCACAGGTCAAAAAGCTGATCGATGTCGCCCTGTCTCTGGAGGGGTTGACCCGGCATGCATCGACCCACGCCGCCGGCGTGGTGGTCACCCCCCAGCCGCTGCACGAATACCTGCCTCTCTATACCGATCCTAAATCCGCCGGTCAGGTGACCCAGTACACCATGAAGTTCGTCGAAAAAATCGGGCTGGTCAAGTTCGATTTCCTTGGTCTCAAGACCTTGACGGTCATCGCAAACGCGGTGCGGCTGATCCGGGAAGGAAAGAATCCTCATTTCGATCTTCGTCTGATCCGTGACGACGATGCCGAAACCTATCGGCTGCTGTCGGCGGGGGAGACGACCGGGGTGTTCCAGCTCGAATCCTCCGGCATGAAGGAGATGCTGGTCAAGCTCAAGCCGAGCTGTTTTGAGGACATCATCGCCGCCTGCGCCCTTTACCGCCCCGGACCTCTCGGGTCGGGGATGGTCGACGACTTCATCCTGCGCAAACACGGTAAAAAGGAGATCACCTACGATTTCCCCCAGTTGGAGCCGATCCTCAAGGACACCTACGGAGTCATCGTCTACCAGGAGCAGGTCATGCTCATCGCCCAGGTTCTGGCCCGCTACAGCCTGGGGGGCGCCGACCTGCTGCGCCGCGCCATGGGCAAGAAAAAGCCCGAGGAAATGGCCAAGCAGAAGGAAATTTTCCTCAAGGGGGCCAAGGAGAATCAGCTCGACAGCAGGAAGGCCGAGGCGGTCTTCGACCTGATGGAGAAATTCGCCGCCTACGGATTCAACAAATCCCATTCCGCCGCCTATGCCCTGGTCGCTTACCATACGGCCTACCTCAAAGCCCACTATCCCGTGGAGTTCATGGCCGCCCTGCTGACCGAGGACATGGAGAACACCGACAAGGTCATCAAGAATATCGGCGAGGTGCGGTCCATGGGAATCCAGGTCCTGCCGCCGGACATCAATGCCTCGAGCCGTTCCTTCACCGTGCATGGAAAGGCGATACGCTTCGGCCTCGGAGCGGTCAAGGGGGTTGGGGGGGCCGCCATAGAGTCGATCATGGAGGTGCGCCAGGTAGAGCCGTTTTCCTCCCTGCACGATTTCTGCGAAAGGGTCGACCTGCGCAAGGTCAACAAAAAGGTTCTCGAGGCTTTGATCAAATGCGGCGCCTTCGATTCGTTAGGCGGCAAACGGGCCCAGTACCTGGAAGCCCTGGAAGAGGCCATGGACGTCGGACAGCAGGTTCAGCGGGAAAAATCTTCCGGGCAGGACTCTTTGTTCGGCACCGAAGAAATCGTTTCCTATCGGGGCAACGGCTACGGTAAACTGCCCGAGATCGAGGAGTGGCCGGAAAAAATCCTGCTCGGATTCGAAAAGGAGGCCCTTGGCTTCTATATCACGGGCCATCCCCTGGCCCGACATGCGGCGACCCTGAAGCGGTTCGCTTCCACCGATACGGCCGGTCTTGCCGAAAGGGCGGACAAGGAGGAGGTGCGGATCGGGGGGATGGTGGCCGGCATGAAGGAGCTGATTACCAAAAAGGGCGACCGCATGGCCTTCGTGACCCTGGAGGATCTGACCGGCTCCGTCGAAATGGTGGTTTTTCCCGAGGTCTACCAGGCCTCCTCGGAATTGCTGAAAAGCGAACTGCCTCTTCTGGTCAGTGGAACGCTCGACGTGGGTGAGGAGTCCTGCAAGCTGATGGCTCGTGAAATCGTTTCTCTTCAGGACGTCAACCTGCGCCAGACCCGGAAGGTGCACTTTCGCATTACCGCGACCGGCCTTGACGAAAGCCAGCTCAGGGCGCTGCGGGATCTTGTCGTCAGGCATCGCGGGGAATGTCAGTCGCTTCTGCATCTGGTGGTGCCTAACCGTAGTGAAACGGTGTTCCGCCTGCCCGATTCCTTGCAGGTCGCGGCGAGCGATGAAATAATGGAAGAGGCCGAACGCCTGTTCGGCAGCAATGTTGTAACGTTCGAATAA
- a CDS encoding acetyl-CoA carboxylase carboxyltransferase subunit alpha produces MQFYLDFEKPLIELERKISELREYSTDQVDFSGDIQKLEKKAEKLRLEIFSKLDRWQLTQLARHINRPFTLDYIKHIFTDWFEVHGDRLFRDDPALVCGFARFHGEPCAVIGHQKGRDTKEKVFRNFAMPNPEGYRKALRVMQMAEQFGLPIFTFVDTPGAFPGIGAEERGQAEAIARNLREMAALKVPVIVTVTGEGGSGGALAIAVGNRVLMMEYSVYSVISPEGCAAILWKDGTKGPLAAEALKLTANDIMELRCVIDDVIPEPVGGAHTDHAQAAELVDRYLQKHLAELKTLTPDELREQRYRKLRGMSFFDE; encoded by the coding sequence ATGCAATTCTATCTGGATTTTGAAAAACCCTTGATTGAACTGGAGCGCAAAATTTCCGAGTTGCGGGAATATTCCACGGATCAGGTCGACTTTTCGGGTGATATCCAGAAACTTGAAAAAAAGGCCGAGAAGCTGCGCCTGGAAATCTTCAGCAAGCTGGACCGCTGGCAGCTCACCCAGTTGGCCCGACACATCAACCGTCCCTTCACCCTCGACTACATCAAGCACATCTTTACCGACTGGTTCGAGGTTCACGGCGACCGCCTTTTTCGGGACGATCCGGCTCTGGTATGCGGCTTCGCCCGCTTTCATGGCGAACCCTGCGCCGTCATCGGCCATCAGAAAGGGCGGGACACCAAGGAAAAGGTGTTCCGTAATTTTGCCATGCCGAATCCGGAAGGGTACCGCAAGGCTCTTCGGGTGATGCAGATGGCGGAACAATTTGGTCTGCCGATTTTTACTTTCGTGGATACCCCCGGTGCTTTCCCGGGGATCGGTGCCGAGGAAAGGGGCCAGGCCGAGGCGATAGCACGCAATCTGCGTGAAATGGCTGCTTTGAAAGTTCCGGTCATCGTCACCGTCACCGGAGAAGGCGGGTCCGGAGGGGCTCTGGCCATTGCTGTCGGCAACCGGGTGCTGATGATGGAATATTCAGTTTATTCCGTTATTTCTCCCGAAGGGTGCGCCGCCATCCTGTGGAAGGACGGCACCAAGGGCCCTCTGGCCGCCGAAGCCCTGAAGCTGACCGCAAATGATATCATGGAACTCCGCTGCGTCATTGACGATGTCATTCCCGAGCCGGTCGGTGGTGCCCATACAGACCATGCACAAGCCGCCGAACTGGTGGACCGGTATTTGCAAAAACATCTGGCAGAGCTCAAAACGCTCACGCCCGATGAACTTCGAGAGCAGCGTTATCGAAAATTGCGGGGCATGAGTTTCTTCGATGAATAA